A genomic region of Rhipicephalus sanguineus isolate Rsan-2018 chromosome 3, BIME_Rsan_1.4, whole genome shotgun sequence contains the following coding sequences:
- the LOC119387156 gene encoding proton-coupled folate transporter-like, protein MGLQITVEPVVFLFFSTMHLEMSAVQDIINTKCCFRHLNTTNVADCHSAQNQTRTDIKAEASVWIAFYYGTMSVLTLICGMWVGSWNDRFGRKRPMLVPLVGGMASVLNFIFLSHYLDSSVSLVMISAVLIGISTGSLGIISSCFGYLTDVTPFQSRSRRISILEAMNFTGGAFGMYLVGGLLKSTTYEVIFLVELFIYAVAVFYVLLVIRDKVPTEASVDSGVEHPGIFSFRHVKDMVMTVFRLRDHGNRGHIILLLLAAFAMFYGLAAQIYLTYTFLTDEPLRWSASHYSFLQGVNIAVEGVALLVVLPLAYRFLNISDAFAGLLGSISRFLGLLWLGLCTTTSMVYFIPVLFVFSEFTSPSIRALLSKIVAVDEKGKAFAVMSALQSFAMFTGSLLFNGLYPATSKFFKGFGFEFAAALQLIPIGILLYLYFRFRREAPYAEIEGESMSSNIVES, encoded by the exons ATGGGTCTACAGATCACAGTGGAACCGGTGGTGTTTCTATTCTTCTCCACCATGCATCTGGAGATGAGTGCTGTCCAAGACATCATAAACACAAAGTGCTGCTTCAGGCACCTCAACACAACCAATGTTGCAGACTGTCACTCGGCCCAAAACCAGACGCGTACCGACATCAAAGCCGAAGCCTCCGTGTGGATTGCTTTCTACTATGGGACAATGTCTGTACTGACTCTAATCTGTGGTATGTGGGTTGGATCGTGGAACGATCGCTTTGGTCGCAAGCGGCCCATGCTTGTGCCCCTTGTCGGCGGGATGGCAAGTGTGCTAAACTTCATTTTTCTGTCGCATTACCTTGACAGCAGTGTGTCGCTTGTCATGATCAGTGCAGTACTAATCGGCATATCTACCGGAAGTTTGGGAATAATATCCAGCTGCTTTGGCTATCTGACTGATGTGACGCCCTTCCAGTCACGCAGTCGACGAATTTCGATACTGGAAGCCATGAATTTCACTGGAGGAGCATTTGGAATGTACCTCGTTGGAGGACTGCTCAAGTCGACTACTTATGAAGTGATCTTCTTAGTTGAACTCTTCATCTATGCTGTTGCTGTCTTCTATGTTTTGCTTGTCATCCGCGACAAAGTGCCCACAGAAGCAAGTGTTGACAGTGGAGTGGAGCATCCTGGCATATTCTCTTTTCGGCATGTGAAGGACATGGTAATGACTGTGTTCAGGCTGCGAGACCACGGGAACAGGGGCCATATCATTCTGCTGCTTCTTGCTGCTTTTGCGATGTTCTATGGCCTAGCAG CCCAGATCTACTTGACATACACATTCTTAACCGACGAGCCACTACGCTGGTCAGCGAGTCATTACAGTTTCCTGCAGGGAGTCAATATTGCTGTGGAAGGTGTAGCTCTCCTGGTGGTGCTGCCTTTGGCTTATCGCTTCTTGAATATTTCTGATGCTTTTGCTGGCCTCCTTGGATCAATTTCAAGGTTCTTGGGTCTCTTGTGGCTTGGCCTCTGCACAACGACATCTATGGTGTACTTCA TTCCTGTACTTTTCGTCTTCAGTGAGTTTACAAGCCCTTCTATACGTGCACTGTTGTCAAAGATCGTTGCGGTCGATGAAAAAG GCAAAGCTTTTGCGGTGATGAGTGCTCTGCAGTCATTTGCGATGTTCACGGGGTCACTGCTCTTCAATGGTCTCTACCCAGCCACGTCAAAGTTTTTTAAAGGCTTTGGCTTTGAATTTGCTGCAGCTCTGCAACTCATTCCCATAGGAATACTTCT ATACCTGTACTTCCGATTCAGAAGAGAAGCACCTTATGCGGAAATCGAGGGGGAAAGCATGAGCTCCAATATTGTGGAGAGTTGA
- the LOC119387157 gene encoding LOW QUALITY PROTEIN: chitin synthase chs-2-like (The sequence of the model RefSeq protein was modified relative to this genomic sequence to represent the inferred CDS: inserted 1 base in 1 codon), with protein METLHTVGLCMLVFVVLPDLDVVKGAMLTNCVCFVPGFFSMLSHYKGESKRFAKLTLDALSLLAQATGFVIWPWVVTGPRTWAVPIAVFLTSFRWWENYVDRRSPIRFVSRLAEMKDDLRKSRYFTYIFVSCWKILVILSCMLAXMTLTQENVLTIFRNFASGFHTHKINVVQVRRQTLGDLPDLPTASPLDDDVTITASEWTPIFVAAIQVFSSLLCYVSAKFACKICIQGFSFAFPVSLTIPVSISLLIAACGMRTEDVCFFESYVPKYLFWRCPAGEFFQEFITTQHAWIWLAWLLSQTWIAVHIWMPKCERLASTEKLFVNPMYCGALIDQSLALNRRRDDEGEIKSDELALDAHDDNDISQYYETISIQTESSSNQNGRTASCAKTADHIIRIYACATMWHETAEEMIQMLKSVIRMDEDQSARRNAQKYLRIVDPDYYEFEVHVFFDDAFELSDDNDEEMVVNRFVKQMVRVIDTAASNVHQCNIRLKPPKKLPTPYGGRLVWQMPGKNKLIAHLKDKGKIRHRKRWSQVMYMYYLLGHKLMELPIDVSRKAVMAENTFILALDGDINFRPHAVQLLVDLMKKNRGLGAACGRIHPVGTGPMVWYQKFEYAIGHWLQKATEHMIGCVLCSPGCFSLFRAKALMDDNVMRRYTTRSDEALHYVQYDQGEDRWLCTLLLQRGYRVEYSAASDAYTHCPEGFGEFYTQRRRWAPSTMANIMDLLGDYKRTVAINDNISFPYIIYQGMLMVGTILGPGTIFLMLVGAMVAAFKISNWISFSYNIVPILLFMLICFTTKNDIQIIVAQIMSASYALLMMAVLVGTAIQVSEDGVGSPSAIFLISLSSSFFVAALMHPQEFMCIIPGLLYFLSVPSMYLLLILYSLINLNVVTWGTREVQTKKTKKEMEEERKLEEEMKKKKKKGGLLGLLDLSGKGSDEGMFGLQGLFTCMICSNPNNREEKVHLARISDQLDNLSKKISSMERQLEIVHGVPPPRRKPAAHGRSSRQSDGGLSVLNEDAEDDGNEYGSDTCGSLSEQLEPRQERDDLINPYWIEDKELKRGEVEYLPGPEIQFWKDLIEKYLYPIDENKEEQARIAADLKELRNRVVFAFFMLNALFILIVFLLQLNKKQLHVNWPLGVKTNITFIPDTSQVVIEKEHLQLEPIGLIFVIFFAVIMVIQFTGMLFHRFETLSHILASIELSCCHQKVEDVSDDAFIDRNAIQIARQLQRLKGIDEDDDNSDEYLGPERLERRKTIQNLEKRRHQRARTGTLDVAFRKRFMSINAVDAEAHAGTPVLSGLRRFSRNRDTLRALEVRRNTVLANHSKMQTLGAKNQYSAAAAAAAGSGGPPGVRTRHRNNNVPADRVFSGANGEGYTNDAYETTQPDEDASAAARQSLRLQVYNDRRSSVASYAEDSESGVRKPRHSHM; from the exons ATGGAGACGTTGCACACGGTCGGGCTCTGTATGCTCGTCTTCGTCGTCCTGCCCGACTTGGACGTGGTGAAGGGTGCCATGCTCACCAACTGCGTCTGCTTCGTGCCGGGCTTCTTCAGCATGCTGTCTCACTACAAGGGCGAGAGCAAACGATTCGCCAAACTCACCCTGGACGCGCTCAGCTTGCTGGCTCAGGCGACCGGCTTCGTTATCTGGCCCTGGGTAGTGACCGGACCACGCACGTGGGCCGTGCCGATCGCCGTGTTTCTCACGTCGTTCCGCTGGTGGGAGAACTACGTGGATCGGCGTTCTCCCATTCGGTTCGTCTCCAGGCTGGCCGAGATGAAGGACGACTTGCGGAAGAGCCGCTACTTCACCTACATCTTCGTCTCCTGCTGGAAGATTCTGGTCATACTCAGCTGCATGCTGG TCATGACCCTGACCCAGGAAAACGTGCTCACCATATTCCGCAACTTCGCCTCCGGTTTCCACACCCACAAGATCAACGTGGTCCAGGTGCGGCGTCAGACGCTGGGCGACCTTCCGGACCTGCCCACGGCAAGCCCGCTGGACGACGACGTGACCATAACGGCCAGCGAGTGGACACCTATCTTCGTCGCGGCCATCCAGGTCTTCTCCAGTCTTCTCTGCTACGTGTCGGCCAAGTTCGCCTGCAAGATCTGCATCCAGGGCTTCAGCTTTGCCTTCCCCGTGAGCTTGACCATTCCGGTGTCGATATCGCTGCTCATCGCGGCTTGCGGCATGCGCACGGAGGACGTGTGCTTCTTCGAGAGCTACGTGCCCAAGTATCTCTTCTGGAGGTGTCCAGCCGGAGAGTTCTTCCAAGAGTTCATCACTACTCAGCACGCCTGGATATGGCTCGCCTGGCTGCTGTCGCAGACCTGGATAGCGGTGCACATCTGGATGCCAAAGTGCGAGAGGCTCGCCTCAACTGAAAA GCTCTTCGTGAACCCGATGTACTGCGGTGCCCTGATCGACCAGTCACTAGCGTTGAATAGAAGAAGGGACGACGAAGGTGAAATCAAGAGCGAT GAACTTGCCTTGGACGCGCACGACGACAACGACATCTCGCAGTACTACGAGACGATATCGATACAGACCGAATCTTCGAGCAACCAGAACGGTAGGACAGCGTCGTGCGCCAAGACGGCCGACCACATTATTAGAATCTACGCCTGCGCCACCATGTGGCACGAGACTGCCGAAGAAATGATACAGATGTTGAAGTCTGTCATCAG GATGGATGAAGATCAAAGTGCGAGAAGGAATGCGCAAAAGTACCTGCGCATTGTCGACCCGGATTACTACGAATTTGAAG TTCACGTTTTCTTCGACGACGCCTTCGAATTGAGTGACGACAACGATGAAGAAATGGTTGTAAACAGATTCGTCAAGCAGATGGTGCGGGTGATCGACACAGCTGCTAG CAACGTCCACCAGTGCAACATCCGACTCAAGCCTCCCAAGAAGCTGCCCACTCCGTACGGTGGCCGACTGGTGTGGCAGATGCCGGGCAAGAACAAGCTGATCGCTCATCTGAAGGACAAGGGCAAGATCAGGCACCGAAAGCGTTGGTCGCAGGTCATGTACATGTACTACCTGCTGGGTCACAAGCTCATGGAACTGCCCATCGACGTGAGCCGCAAGGCCGTCATGGCCGAGAACACCTTCATTCTGGCGCTGGACGGGGACATCAACTTCAGGCCGCACGCTGTGCAGCTGCTCGTGGACTTGATGAAGAAAAACCGAGGCCTGGGAGCCGCTTGCGGCCGAATTCACCCCGTCGGCACAG GTCCAATGGTGTGGTACCAGAAGTTCGAGTACGCCATCGGtcactggctgcagaaagccaccGAGCACATGATCGGCTGCGTGCTTTGTAGCCCCGGCTGCTTCTCCCTCTTCCGTGCCAAGGCTCTTATGGACGACAACGTGATGCGTCGGTACACCACCCGCTCGGACGAGGCTCTGCACTATGTGCAGTACGATCAAG GTGAGGACCGTTGGTTGTGCACGTTACTACTGCAGCGAGGGTACCGTGTCGAGTACAGCGCCGCCTCGGACGCCTACACGCACTGTCCCGAAGGCTTCGGCGAGTTCTACACACAGCGGCGTCGCTGGGCGCCCTCGACCATGGCCAACATCATGGACTTGCTGGGAGACTATAAACGTACGGTGGCTATCAACGACAACATCTCGTTTCCCTACATCATCTACCAGGGTATGCTCATGGTGGGCACCATCCTGGGTCCCGGGACTATCTTCCTCATGTTGGTCGGTGCCATGGTAGCCGCCTTCAAGATCTCCAACTGGATCTCCTTCTCGTACAACATCGTGCCCATCCTGCTCTTCATGCTCATCTGTTTTACCACCAAGAATGACATCCAG ATTATAGTGGCCCAAATAATGAGCGCCTCGTACGCCCTACTCATGATGGCCGTGCTAGTCGGTACGGCCATCCAGGTATCCGAAGACGGCGTCGGTTCACCGTCGGCCATTTTCCTCATATCTTTATCGAGTAGCTTTTTCGTGGCGGCGTTAATGCACCCGCAGGAGTTCATGTGCATCATACCGGGACTGCTGTACTTCCTCAGCGTCCCCTCTATGTACCTGCTCCTGATCCTGTACTCTCTGATCAACCTAAACGTCGTCACCTGGGGCACACGAGAAGTCCAAACCAAGAAGACCAAGAAGGAGATGGAGGAAGAGCGCAAGCTCGAGgaggaaatgaagaagaaaaagaaaaagggcggACTCCTGGGGCTCCTGGACCTCAGCGGCAAGGGCAGCGACGAAGGCATGTTCGGACTTCAGGGACTCTTCACGTGCATGATATGCTCGAATCCCAACAACCGCGAGGAGAAGGTGCATCTGGCCAGGATCAGCGACCAGCTCGACAACCTGAGCAAGAAAATCAGCAGCATGGAGCGCCAGCTCGAGATCGTGCACGGCGTGCCGCCACCGAGGCGCAAGCCCGCTGCTCACGGACGCAGCTCCAGGCAGTCGGACGGAGGCCTCTCGGTGCTCAACGAGGACGCGGAAGACGATGGCAACGAGTACGGAAGCGACACGTGCGGCTCGCTCAGCGAACAACTTG AGCCCCGCCAGGAGAGAGATGATCTGATCAACCCCTATTGGATTGAAGACAAAGAGCTCAAGAGGGGTGAAGTGGAGTACTTGCCGGGACCCGAGATCCAGTTCTGGAAGGACCTGATCGAGAAGTACCTGTACCCCATCGACGAGAACAAGGAGGAGCAGGCCCGGATTGCGGCCGACCTGAAGGAACTGCGGAATCGCGTGGTCTTTGCCTTCTTCATGCTCAACGCACTGTTCATTCTCATCGTGTTCTTGCTGCAACTGAACAAAAAGCAGCTGCACGTCAACTGGCCACTGGGCGTCAAGACAAACATCACTTTCATTCCGGACACGTCTCAGGTGGTCATAGAAAAGGAGCACTTGCAGCTCGAGCCAATCGGTCTGATCTTCGTGATCTTTTTCGCCGTCATCATGGTGATACAGTTCACGGGAATGTTGTTCCATCGCTTCGAGACCCTGTCGCACATCCTGGCGTCTATCGAGCTCTCCTGCTGCCACCAGAAGGTGGAGGACGTCAGCGATGACGCTTTCATCGACCGCAATGCCATACAAATCGCCAGGCAGCTACAGAGACTCAAGGGTATCGACGAAGACGACGATAACAGCGACGAGTACTTAGGTCCGGAGCGGCTAGAGCGCCGAAAGACAATACAGAACCTCGAGAAGCGCCGTCACCAGCGAGCCAGGACAGGAACCTTGGACGTGGCATTTCGGAAGAGGTTTATGAGCATCAACGCCGTCGATGCAGAAG CTCATGCAGGAACACCAGTGCTGAGTGGCCTGCGGCGCTTCAGCCGTAACCGGGACACCCTTCGCGCACTGGAAGTGCGGCGAAACACGGTGCTCGCCAACCACAGCAAGATGCAGACGCTAGGTGCCAAGAACCAATactctgccgctgccgccgcggccgctggCAGTGGCGGCCCTCCTGGGGTTCGCACGCGGCACAGGAACAACAACGTTCCCGCCGACCGCGTGTTCTCGGGCGCCAATGGCGAGGGCTACACCAACGACGCGTACGAGACGACCCAACCCGACGAGGACGCGTCAGCGGCGGCCCGCCAGAGTCTACGGCTGCAGGTCTACAACGACCGCAGGAGCAGTGTGGCGAGCTACGCCGAGGACTCGGAGAGCGGCGTGCGCAAGCCTCGCCACAGCCACATGTGA